One Tripterygium wilfordii isolate XIE 37 chromosome 10, ASM1340144v1, whole genome shotgun sequence DNA segment encodes these proteins:
- the LOC120007281 gene encoding uncharacterized protein LOC120007281 yields MYVRWEEDVRRIPSNPSKEEKRDDKRQKKEQFGVDESSNNWIPRKSGPSDYVKNCPEYPLWIHQVEVVSVLKKMGNNMKWPPKKETGKWKDPNKWCDFNQDTWHTTPDCFGLNYEVNDLLKKGNLKDLLSKKAKAIWEKRKIDGEEVPPPKPIDTYNVIFGGLEISGHSHTVAKKHEKEATQLLQPHHNALVLTLQITNFNAKWISIDNSSSANVLFFTTYKGIGLDETLIPQQSTALVDFSGEVSHSLGEVTLLIFVEVINKHTKFPILDSPFAYNAILGRPWLHSIKVVPSTYHQVLRYHTKNGVKEIMGDQHSSRSCDRTTMKGRK; encoded by the exons ATGTATGTTCGATGGGAAGAAGATGTAAGAAGAATACCCTCTAATCCCTCCAAAGAGGAAAAGCGTGATGACAAGCGGCAAAAGAAAGAACAATTTGGCGTCGATGAGTCAAGTAATAATTGGATCCCTCGTAAGTCAGGACCATCAGACTATGTCAAGAACTGCCCCGAGTACCCACTTTGGATACACCAAGTCGAGGTTGTATCAGTCTTGAAGAAAATGGGAAACAACATGAAGTGGCCACCCAAGAAGGAAACTGGCAAATGGAAGGATCCTAACAAATGGTGTGACTTTAACCAGGACACATGGCATACTACTCCAGATTGCTTTGGTCTTAACTACGAGGTGAATGACCTGCTAAAAAAGGGTAATCTCAAAGACTTGTTGTCCAAAAAGGCCAAGGCCATTTGGGAGAAGAGGAAGATTGATGGTGAAGAGGTGCCACCACCAAAGCCTATAGATACCTACAATGTGATTTTTGGAGGGTTAGAAATTAGTGGACACTCTCATACTGTGGCAAAGAAGCATGAGAAGGAAG CCACCCAGCTTTTGCAGCCACACCATAATGCCTTGGTGCTCACGCTTCAAATTACAAATTTTAATGCGAAGTGGATCTCAATTGACAATAGCAGCTCAGCTAACGTCCTATTTTTCACAACTTACAAGGGGATCGGGTTGGATGAGACTCTGATTCCGCAGCAGTCAACAGCACTGGTCGACTTCAGTGGCGAGGTGAGTCATTCATTGGGAGAAGTCACTTTGCTGATTTTTGTTGAAGTAATAAATAAGCATACCAAGTTTCCGATCTTGGACTCGCCATTCGCTTATAATGCTATTTTGGGTCGCCCCTGGTTGCATTCTATAAAGGTCGTTCCCTCCACTTACCATCAAGTACTACGCTATCACACAAAGAATGGCGTCAAGGAAATCATGGGAGATCAACATTCTTCTAGGAGTTGCGACAGAACTACCATGAAGGGGAGGAAATAA